A portion of the bacterium genome contains these proteins:
- a CDS encoding adenine-specific methyltransferase EcoRI family protein: MEVSKVVDIPRDYDGVMGVPITFLDKFNPEQFEILGVCENEDLYNLKTRVYTNEEKKEAYFNKFKKIGQYDLNASGVLLKNGMLEKMYSRILIKNKKVSK, translated from the coding sequence ATTGAAGTTTCGAAAGTTGTTGATATTCCAAGAGATTATGACGGGGTCATGGGTGTTCCTATTACTTTTCTTGATAAATTCAATCCTGAGCAGTTCGAGATTCTAGGAGTGTGTGAAAACGAGGATCTGTATAACCTTAAAACTCGTGTATATACTAATGAAGAAAAGAAAGAGGCTTATTTTAATAAATTCAAGAAAATTGGTCAATATGATTTGAATGCTAGTGGTGTTTTGCTGAAAAATGGGATGCTAGAAAAGATGTACTCAAGAATTTTAATAAAAAACAAGAAAGTGAGTAAATAA
- a CDS encoding PH domain-containing protein, with amino-acid sequence MKATTDKQLFEGQRDGEELLFIFRKHIISMRKGFYLFFCIFAISCLPTFILLEMWALWIALGGFLLGLLIFGYHFMKWYFSIWIVSDQRIRQISQKGMFSREVMDLPISKIQSVNYKVGGFFAEIFHFGVLNILTIVGDLTIENVDHPAEIYNKIQDILGEVKQEDYGV; translated from the coding sequence ATGAAAGCAACAACTGATAAACAACTTTTCGAAGGCCAAAGAGATGGAGAAGAACTTCTCTTTATTTTTCGAAAGCATATAATTTCGATGCGAAAGGGCTTTTATTTGTTTTTTTGTATTTTTGCCATTTCTTGCTTGCCGACTTTTATTCTGCTTGAGATGTGGGCACTCTGGATTGCTCTGGGCGGATTTTTGCTAGGACTTTTAATCTTCGGCTATCATTTTATGAAGTGGTATTTCTCTATTTGGATTGTGTCTGATCAGAGAATACGACAGATTTCTCAAAAAGGCATGTTCTCGCGAGAAGTTATGGACTTGCCGATTTCTAAAATCCAGAGTGTTAACTATAAAGTTGGTGGATTTTTTGCGGAGATTTTTCACTTTGGAGTTTTGAATATTTTGACAATTGTGGGTGATCTGACTATCGAAAATGTAGATCATCCAGCGGAAATTTACAATAAAATTCAAGACATTTTGGGAGAGGTAAAACAGGAGGATTATGGAGTTTAA
- a CDS encoding peptidylprolyl isomerase, translated as MEFKNKIKSKIVKKPVSEKKVSPVTNRTLETERKEVLKNAQKFKYPVQYSKHKLVINTLIISFILGLAGLAFVTLRLYAAQDTGTFIYRISKFLPFYSVAQIDGENVRYSDYLMEYRANMTLTDTKKGALEVDSDFKSRSNRFKKSAMDNSLKNALALKIARENNIKVSDQEIAERIAEQRKSSTREISEKDFYASIAANYGLSPQEYRRMFVELPLYRSKVSAFLDKDAEALKNQVTEFLSKNENSFEKLAANFVNKIEVGKSGNVRHSNIDGGRTRTALDLKVGETSKPFISKSGDGYYVVKLISKTDTEVSYEYAKIPFSAFENKFTALKNDGKIQEFIKIEGR; from the coding sequence ATGGAGTTTAAGAATAAAATTAAGAGTAAAATTGTTAAAAAGCCCGTTTCTGAGAAAAAGGTTTCACCAGTTACCAACAGAACGCTCGAAACTGAACGCAAAGAAGTGCTAAAAAATGCGCAAAAATTCAAATATCCAGTTCAGTATAGCAAGCATAAATTGGTTATTAACACCTTGATTATTTCTTTTATACTTGGGTTGGCTGGATTGGCCTTTGTTACTTTGCGGCTCTACGCGGCACAAGATACTGGGACTTTTATTTATCGAATTTCTAAATTTTTACCTTTTTATTCGGTTGCGCAAATTGATGGCGAAAATGTCCGCTACTCAGATTATCTGATGGAATATCGCGCCAATATGACCTTGACTGATACTAAAAAGGGTGCTTTGGAGGTCGATTCTGACTTCAAATCTCGCAGTAATCGCTTCAAGAAAAGTGCAATGGATAACTCTCTTAAAAATGCTCTTGCCCTCAAAATTGCCCGAGAAAATAATATCAAGGTTTCCGATCAGGAGATTGCAGAGCGGATTGCCGAGCAGAGAAAGTCCTCCACTCGAGAGATTTCAGAGAAGGATTTCTATGCAAGCATCGCTGCCAATTACGGACTCTCGCCTCAAGAGTATCGACGGATGTTTGTTGAACTTCCACTTTATAGAAGTAAAGTCTCGGCCTTTTTAGATAAAGATGCCGAAGCATTAAAAAATCAAGTTACAGAATTCCTTTCTAAGAATGAAAATTCTTTCGAAAAGTTGGCTGCTAATTTCGTTAATAAAATCGAAGTTGGCAAAAGCGGCAATGTCCGTCACTCTAACATTGATGGTGGTCGCACTCGCACTGCACTCGATCTCAAGGTTGGTGAAACTTCAAAGCCATTTATCTCTAAATCTGGCGATGGCTATTATGTCGTGAAACTTATTTCTAAAACAGATACAGAAGTAAGTTATGAATATGCTAAAATACCATTTTCTGCTTTTGAAAATAAATTTACAGCACTAAAAAATGACGGCAAAATTCAAGAATTTATTAAAATAGAAGGGCGATAA
- a CDS encoding glycosyltransferase family 2 protein, which produces MKSDIEIPQGKRTKFYRFFEILPAFLSYSAVILMVVLSIFSPLWASIYLLLIISTLLVKAFGIGYRTLFGYKKLVKAINVDWNVRLLSLENPKKSYEELRNEDFSLKTEFEIDKHRQNLCRIAAHENEFPKPSEIINAVIIAAYNEPYEVIEPTIQSVLRTTYSNDSLVVFLAYEERGGAEIEKTAHRLKKEFGDKFKDFEIVKHPRDLPNEVVGKGGNITYAGKKLAEYCKKHEIPFENVLVTTLDSDNKPHAEYFSAATYEFIVNRERKHLSYQPVSLFLNNIWDAPAPMRVLATGNSFWNIIVAMRPHLLRNFASHSQPLDALVEMNFWSTRTIVEDGHQFWRSYFHFEGKYAVVPIMIPIYQDAVLSETLPKTLKAQFVQLRRWMYGASDVPYVASHLFTKDRKVPFWDALAKFWRLLEGHVSMVYQAPLTAFGGWIPLLINTSASRSLVAHQLPNIISYIQQIAVFGLFITIFVSLKMLPPKPERYKRRRTLFMVLQWLLMPFTSLFYGSAAAAYSQWRLASGRYLDKFDVTQKGTIADIERAKLSKRRKKQRK; this is translated from the coding sequence ATGAAATCAGATATTGAAATCCCGCAGGGTAAGAGAACTAAGTTCTATAGATTTTTTGAGATTTTGCCGGCTTTTTTGAGTTATTCTGCTGTGATTTTAATGGTGGTTTTGTCTATTTTTTCTCCACTTTGGGCGAGCATTTATTTACTTTTGATAATTTCTACGCTCTTGGTTAAGGCCTTTGGGATTGGATATAGGACACTTTTTGGCTATAAAAAATTGGTAAAAGCGATAAATGTAGACTGGAATGTGCGCCTACTTTCTCTTGAGAATCCTAAAAAATCTTATGAAGAACTTCGAAACGAGGATTTTTCTCTTAAAACGGAGTTCGAGATTGATAAACATCGCCAGAATCTCTGCAGAATTGCCGCTCACGAAAACGAATTTCCTAAGCCTTCCGAGATTATTAACGCCGTAATCATCGCTGCCTACAACGAGCCTTACGAGGTGATTGAGCCAACAATTCAATCTGTTTTGAGGACAACTTACTCTAATGATAGTTTGGTTGTTTTTTTGGCTTACGAAGAAAGAGGCGGTGCGGAAATCGAAAAAACCGCCCACCGACTCAAAAAAGAGTTTGGTGATAAATTCAAAGATTTTGAAATTGTAAAGCACCCGCGAGATTTGCCGAATGAAGTTGTGGGAAAGGGCGGAAATATCACTTACGCTGGCAAAAAACTAGCGGAATATTGTAAAAAACACGAAATTCCGTTTGAAAATGTTCTCGTAACTACGCTTGACAGCGATAATAAGCCACACGCGGAGTATTTTTCTGCTGCAACTTATGAATTTATTGTTAATCGTGAACGAAAGCACTTATCATATCAGCCGGTTTCTCTATTCTTGAATAATATCTGGGACGCTCCTGCACCGATGCGTGTTTTGGCGACAGGTAACTCTTTCTGGAATATTATTGTGGCGATGCGCCCACACCTACTCAGAAATTTTGCATCACACTCCCAGCCTCTCGACGCTCTGGTAGAAATGAATTTTTGGAGTACTAGAACAATTGTTGAAGATGGACATCAGTTTTGGCGAAGTTACTTTCATTTTGAAGGCAAATATGCAGTGGTTCCAATAATGATTCCAATTTATCAGGATGCTGTTTTGAGTGAGACTTTACCCAAGACTTTGAAGGCGCAATTTGTCCAACTTAGGCGATGGATGTATGGTGCGAGCGATGTACCATATGTGGCTTCTCATCTTTTTACTAAAGATAGAAAAGTTCCGTTTTGGGACGCTCTGGCTAAATTTTGGCGCTTGCTGGAGGGGCATGTTTCTATGGTGTATCAGGCACCGCTTACCGCTTTTGGTGGTTGGATTCCGCTTTTAATAAACACTTCTGCTTCGAGGAGTCTTGTTGCGCACCAGTTGCCCAATATTATTAGTTATATCCAGCAGATCGCGGTTTTTGGTCTTTTCATTACTATTTTTGTTAGTCTTAAAATGTTGCCACCCAAGCCGGAGAGATATAAGAGAAGAAGAACACTGTTTATGGTCTTGCAATGGTTACTGATGCCTTTTACGTCGTTGTTTTACGGCTCTGCGGCGGCGGCGTATTCTCAGTGGCGCTTGGCGAGCGGGCGCTATCTCGACAAATTTGATGTTACGCAAAAAGGCACAATCGCGGATATTGAGCGAGCCAAGTTGAGTAAGAGGCGAAAAAAGCAAAGAAAATAG
- a CDS encoding adenine-specific methyltransferase EcoRI family protein yields the protein MANQNLTRAKKVKNDEFYTQYDDIEKECERYRDQFYDKVIYCNCDDPESSNFFLYFANNFNFFGIKKLITTHYDADKPTYKLELYKDINDDGFVDSRDIVKTPLKGNGDFRNQESIELLKEADIVITNPPFSLFREYVAQLVEFDKKFLIMGNNNSVAAKEVLKLIKNNKIWLGYGVNKTMEFVLSDKYEKWSRIENGVKYGKVPAISWFTNLETEKRHQELILYRNTRPKNFQNTIIMMRLKFRKLLIFQEIMTGSWVFLLLFLINSILSSSRF from the coding sequence GTGGCGAATCAAAATCTCACACGGGCAAAAAAGGTTAAGAATGATGAATTCTACACGCAATATGATGATATAGAGAAAGAATGCGAGAGATATCGAGACCAATTTTATGATAAAGTAATTTACTGTAATTGCGACGATCCCGAGAGCAGTAATTTTTTCTTGTATTTTGCTAATAATTTTAATTTCTTTGGCATTAAAAAACTTATCACTACTCACTACGACGCAGACAAACCAACATACAAGTTGGAGTTATATAAAGATATTAACGATGATGGCTTTGTGGATAGTCGAGATATTGTCAAAACTCCGCTTAAAGGTAACGGCGATTTTCGCAATCAAGAAAGTATAGAACTACTTAAAGAGGCGGATATTGTTATAACTAATCCACCATTTTCGCTTTTTAGGGAGTATGTTGCTCAACTTGTTGAGTTTGATAAAAAGTTTTTGATTATGGGTAATAATAATTCCGTTGCGGCAAAAGAAGTGCTTAAGTTGATAAAAAACAATAAAATATGGCTCGGATATGGAGTGAATAAAACAATGGAATTCGTATTGAGTGATAAATATGAAAAATGGAGCCGGATTGAAAATGGCGTAAAATATGGCAAAGTGCCTGCGATTTCTTGGTTTACTAATCTCGAAACAGAAAAACGCCACCAAGAATTGATTTTATATAGAAATACACGCCCGAAGAATTTCCAAAATACGATAATTATGATGCGATTGAAGTTTCGAAAGTTGTTGATATTCCAAGAGATTATGACGGGGTCATGGGTGTTCCTATTACTTTTCTTGATAAATTCAATCCTGAGCAGTTCGAGATTCTAG